A section of the Desulfobacteraceae bacterium genome encodes:
- the lpxA gene encoding acyl-ACP--UDP-N-acetylglucosamine O-acyltransferase yields the protein MIHETAIVSPQAEIDPQVEIGPYAIVAADAVVGAGTTIGSHSVIDSHTTIGPDCRIFPHAVVGEAPQSVKYAGQKTYAKIGRGTIIREFTTVHRGTAEGGGVTEVGSHCLLMAYSHVAHDCRVGSGVVLANAATLAGHITIGDYATIGGLVAIHQFVRIGEYAFVGGKSAVVKDVPPYVIAAGDRARLHGLNRVGLRRHGFSEKSLALLKQVYRIIFRIGLTLNEALERVRAEVDLVPEVANFIKFIESSHRGITR from the coding sequence ATGATTCACGAAACCGCCATCGTCAGCCCCCAGGCCGAGATCGACCCCCAGGTGGAGATCGGCCCCTACGCCATCGTGGCTGCCGATGCGGTCGTCGGGGCCGGCACGACCATCGGGTCTCACAGCGTCATCGACTCCCACACCACCATCGGGCCGGATTGCCGCATTTTTCCGCATGCGGTCGTCGGCGAGGCGCCCCAGTCAGTGAAGTACGCCGGACAGAAGACCTACGCCAAGATCGGTCGCGGCACCATCATCCGCGAATTCACCACCGTCCACCGGGGCACCGCCGAGGGCGGCGGGGTGACCGAGGTGGGCAGCCACTGCCTGCTGATGGCTTACAGCCACGTGGCCCACGACTGCCGGGTGGGCAGCGGCGTGGTCCTGGCCAACGCGGCCACCCTGGCCGGGCATATCACCATCGGCGACTATGCCACCATCGGCGGCCTGGTGGCCATCCACCAGTTCGTGCGGATCGGGGAATACGCCTTTGTGGGTGGCAAGTCCGCCGTGGTGAAAGATGTGCCGCCCTACGTGATCGCCGCCGGCGATCGCGCCAGGCTGCATGGGCTGAACCGGGTGGGGTTGCGGCGGCACGGATTTTCGGAAAAGTCGCTGGCGCTGCTCAAGCAGGTCTACCGGATCATCTTTCGCATCGGGTTGACTCTCAACGAGGCCCTGGAGCGCGTCCGCGCCGAGGTCGACCTGGTGCCCGAGGTGGCCAATTTTATCAAGTTCATCGAATCCTCTCACCGGGGCATCACCCGCTGA